Genomic window (Dasypus novemcinctus isolate mDasNov1 chromosome 10, mDasNov1.1.hap2, whole genome shotgun sequence):
cataggataaacattcctattccagaagggagaaattggaaggaaaacaggggtcatgggtcccCCAAAATTCCAAATACCTGCAGGGCATACTGCATTAGAGTTCAAGGTCATCTTGGGAAGATGTTTTGTCCTCAGGGCCTGATGAAGCAGCAGCTCCACCCCTTCCAAGTGCTTATGCAGTGACCATATTCACCCAAACACAAAGGTAAAAGCTTCTCCTTCTTCAAGTATCTGGGTGGTGGCCAGCCTCTCTGCAACCCCCTAAGCATCTGAGAAAACTGGGTGGTAGCATTCTTCTGAACAAAAGGACTGATGGCCTGCCCTCTCCAAGCACTGGGGCAAACTCAACCTTTCCACACATGAGTGGAACCCAAGAAGATGTCTTAGACCTAGACCCTAGCTTCCATgattctgcccttgaagtgatttttctttaGTCTTTCCCTTTTAGTACAGGCTGGCAATGGtccaggaaaatgttcaaatcaaggcaatgctttctttctaaaGATTGACCGCCAacagtccttggcttttctgccacatggcaaggcatatggcaacatctgctggtttctcccttctcttctggattttgttgctttcagcttctgtggcttatttttttctctctttaaattcattccatttataaaagactccagtaataggattaagtcccatcctgaatgaggtgggttacaccttaactgaagtagtcttaCAAAGGGTTtacactcacagaaatggattagatttaggatcatgcttttctggggtacatacagacTTAAACTGCCATatggtattatttttaataagtttaaaaattgttGCACAAAAGTTGTTGGAATGTAAATGATATATGCATATCATGTACACAAAAGAATGCCACATTTTTCATTTATCCTGTGTACCAGTGATGAATGAAATTTCAAGTAAAGTGTATGCTATATAAATATATGCACTGAAGATGTTTTTCCTTGATAgtcaatttaaaggaaaaatttccaTAGTAGCCACTGTAGAGTGTACTGTGGAGACTTTGAAATTTTAAAGCAAACGAtatcaaagcaaaagaaaagcttgagcttcattttttccctctttttggcTTGAGTATTTCCACTAAACTGACCCATTTCAGGCTATCCTTACCTCTTCCAGACTAACATTGTTATGTATCATATGCCTTTAGTAAGAGGAGATTAATATTCTAAAATCCAGTCTCTTATAAGCAGATAATTTCTAATCATTGAAGGATGATTTTAAGATGTTTAGTCCAAGATAAAATTTTATCCATAGATTTTACAGTAATTTGTCTTTTGTAAATTAGATTTATGAGTCTGTGAACTTTGACTAATAAAGTCACCTGAGCCTAGGTCACCCAGGTTGAATTACACAAGACTGATTATAGGTTTTTACTGCCAGGGCCCAGATGAGAAATAGATGAGTTTTATTCTATGGATAACAGAGAATGGGTCTTAATTACTGGGTCTAGTTTTCTAAAAGTACAATTTGGAGAGGAATGATTAACCATTTTTTTACTCCATACTGTTTTCAGCTGTTAAATACAGGGAAGTaggaatgataaaatatttttagtatatttttctttcaggcttaCTCAACTCCAAATATGGCCGAGGATGGATTGATCACAGAAGATTAGCAGTAAACAGTTTTCGCTATTTTGGATATGGCCAAAAGTCTTTTGAATCTAAAATCTTAGAAGAAACCAAGTATTTCATTGATACTATTGAAACATACAAAGGTAGATCTTTTGATCTTAAACAATTAATAACAAATGCTGTTTCAAACATAACCAATTTGATCATTTTTGGAGAACGATTCTCTTATGAAGACACTGATTTTCAGCACATGATTGATTTATTTAGTGAAAATGTGGAACTGGCTGCCAGTGCCTCTGTCTTCCTGTATAATGCCTTTCCATGGATTGGCATCTTACCTTTTGGAAAACATCAACAGCTATTTAGAAATGCCGCTGTGGTCTATGATTTTCTCTCGAGACTTATTGAAAAAGTTTCAGTCAACAGAAAGCCTCAATTACCTCAGCATTTTGTTGATGCTTATTTAGATGAGATGGATCAAGGTAAAAATGACCTATCATCTACTTTCTCTAAAGAAAACCTAATTTTCTCCGTGGGTGAACTCATCATTGCTGGAACTGAAACTACAACCAATGTGCTACGGTGGGCAGTTCTTTTCATGGCTCTTTATCCTAACATTCAAGGTGAGACTTCTCTTGATGGCAGGGTGTGGTCTGTCTTTACATGTAGGTCATATCCATTTAAAGCCTTTGGCCAAGTATCAGGCATTTTATTTAGCAACTCCTGTACCAGCCAAGAAGAGGAGAAACATTTACTAGTTACATAGAATTTTCAAATCTCTTTTCTCAATTCATGTTACAAACCTCTGAGATAGGTCTATTAtgcctattttataaatgaggggGAAGGCTGAGTACCTAGCTTGCCCAGGGCCAACCACtgaaagtggcagagctgagagcTAAAGTTTGTTTTTTGAATCCAAGTTATATGCTTCACTATTTTTCTGAGTGAGGGGATATTAATCCAATTTtaggtttaattttaattttaatttttatcacttTAAATGGGTTTCCACCTTCCCAAATGTTACTCAAAACATTGGCTGCAGGTCATACAAAATATGTATGGCATATATTTAAAGAGAACTtccaaataatgaaaaatgtcaaTCTAGGTGTGCCCATACCCTGTTGTTTTTCAATAGGTTATCTTATATGTTACCTCAaagggaaattattttatatataattcaaaGGATTATATAATAACTTGAATACTTTTTCTCTGACAGGACAAGTTCAGAAAGAGATTGATTTAATTATAGGCCCCAATGGGAAGCCTTCTTGGGACGACAAATGCAAAATGCCTTATACAGAGGCAGTTTTGCATGAAGTTTTAAGATTCTGTAATATAGTTCCATTAGGGATTTTCCATGCAACTTCTGAAGATACAGTTGTACGTGGTTATTCCATTCCTAAAGGCACAACAGTAATTACAAATCTTTATTCTGTACACTTTGATGAAAAGTACTGGAGAGACCCAGAATTATTCTATCCTGAGCGATTTCTAGACAGCAGTGGATGTTTTGCCAAGAAGGAAGCTTTGGTTCCTTTTTCCCTAGGTAAGAGCACTTGCCCAGGGGTATATGTTTAGAATGAAGTATAATGATGATTCATCATGTGCAGCATCCTGCTGTAGAATAatatattcttttgttttgttttctttttaactttttaaagaagctttagattacataaatgtcgcatcagaaatataaggaattcctatAACCtcaccctcttcccctcccacactagAATAATATATTCTAATTCTGAAAATGCGGCATTGATTCTTACGGGAGAGAATGTTTTAATTAGAGGTAATATCACCTTTTTCTACTCAGAATAAACAAGCCTTAATTTGATAATTGGAATAAACTGTTGAGAAGCTCTGGCTTTTGAAACTATTTTGCTTGTATAGAAAATTTGTGGAGCTAGAAGTCAGTTACAGGTAGCTTGAGAAAAATGAGACTCAAAGAAGGGGAATGatacattattttgaaataaaaccaGAATCTAACTCTCCCATCTCCAAGTTAATCTCCCTCATCTCCAACTAGGAAAAGACTTGCTGGAGAAAACTACACATATCACAAAACCCATGAAAGATGGATTGGAAAAAGCTTCTTTGTTGAGGAAGAGTACACATTTCATTAGTTGAAGTGAAATGGGCTTATCTTGTATTAATAGAACAAAACATCACACAGCAGATTACATCTTTGATGGCATATCTTTGCCTCTGTTGCAACATGCAAGTAAAGTGGAGGACAGAACTAATAGACTACAGAAGTCTAAGAGCTGAAAATAGAGAGTTCTGGGGACTGTAGTGCTAATTTCCATTCTTTGGGATTTAAAAGAATCCTTTAATAATCATGACTTTAACTTTTCTTAAATTCCAGATTTCCTGAATAGCACCCAAATATTAGACATTAATTTTAGTAAATACTgtgaatttttgaaaattattttatgtattttttctgtttAGGGAGAAGACATTGTCTTGGAGAACAGCTGGCTCGGATGGAAATGTTCTTGTTTTTCACAGCATTACTTCAGCAGTTTCACTTGCATTTTCCACATGAACTAATTCCAAATCTCAATCCCAGGTTAGGCATGACGTTGCAACCCCAACCCTATCTCATCTGTGCTAAAAGACGCTGAACGTGCATAGATGTCTTGGGCAGCAAGGCTGTATGTCTGTTTGCCTCACCCCTGAACCTTGTTTATTCGATGTGTATGTGTACGTACACAAGTTACAGCAACAAATGAACATAGATGGGTCTTTTTACACTGGACTAAAGCAATACCAATTATTagctatgattttttttcaagtttctttgATTTCCAAGGTAAAAATTCTCAGTCAAGGAAAACAAAGGTGCAAGTGATAGGTGTTGCTAAGAAGGACCTAGGATGCCCTAAGCTGTGCTGGACTTTTCAGCCTCTTGTCTGGCACCACGTTCCCCTCATACCTTCTTGACTCTTACCTGGCTTCTGTCCCAAGGGACTTTGCTTCCATTTGCCAGCTCCCTTCTGGTCAGGTACCAGCCCAGGTCCATAGAGAATTAAAGAAGTAATTAGAACCCAAATTAATTTGTACTTTAAAGGAATTTTAGGCATGGTAGCATGTGCATGAGCTCCAATAGGTAAGATAATTCAGTAATGTAATGGTATATAGGCGTGGTGGCATGTGCGTGAGCACCAGGAGGTAAGATAATTCAGTAATGTGAtggtatataaaattaaaatacaaaatattttaaaaatcactatatAGTGACCAATAGAAAATGTATGAAGACAAAGTACCatttttcaatattaataaaaataaaatatgagaaacaTAACAAGAATGTACAAAAGATAAGTGCGAAAAACATTAAAACGCTTCTAAAGGAAGTGTTCTTCCAAGAAGAATAAGGTGAGAGGACTTGTTCTACCAAATAGCAAGACTTAAAGCCAAAGTAATTAAGATGATATGTATTGATTCAAGGAAAGACAAACTAATGAAATACATTAAAAGGCCCAGAAACAGATCTGCTTATATTGCTTATGGTCAAGATTACATTGTTTATCTGTGGGGAAGGAGGATCTTTTAAATATACATTGTGCTAAGATAATTGATAGCTAgatgtaaaacataaaacttgACCCCAGCTCacaacatacataaaaattaattccaCTGGATTGTAAATCTGAATATTAAAGGCAAGACAATAAAGCTTTCAGTGTATTATATAGAATATTATCTTCATTATCTCAGgctgtaaaatattattaaagcaGGACATGTAAAGCAGTTGCCATGAATACAATGATTGATATATTGTACTGTATTATAATTAAGATAATCAGTTGTACTATAATTAAGATAATCTGTTcacaaaaaaaatattgaaagcaaaaagaaaatccaCAGAATAGGGAGAggatatctgaaatgaaaaaatgcGATTAAGACAGTAAATTGGCACCACTTTTGAAAACAGTTGGCAGTATCTAGGTGCATTGAAGATGTACATACCTATGATCCATCTGTACTGAGTTCAAATGTGGAGATTTcagacttgaaaaagaaaaaatatttgaccaTCAGAGGGCAGTAACATACAAGCTATTTGTTGGAGACAACACTGACAGCTTTGCATGAGAGGGTAAGTCCCTTGCAAGAGGAAACTTTCCAGAGCCCAGCATGAGACAGCCACCAAAAAGGAAGCAGGGCAAGGGGGAACTCCCAAACTCCTGGGAAAGATGAGAAAggaaaggtggggagggggacgGTATTAAGTTTCTAGGCGATGGTGCTGTCAGCATGTCTGGGAGCCTCTGGGCCAAAGAGCTCAGTGACTTGGGACCTTATATAAGTGCACGGTCTTTTCAAACTGAGAACAGACATTGGGAAAAGTTTTGTGGGGTTATGCAAAGCAGATTAACTCTGGCTAAAATTTACTTGTTTGggctatttttcaaatatttggatGTGTAAGGATTTGAGTTTGGCATCAGCCTGTGCTTTTTTAATGGACCCAGGCTGCTTTGAAGAAGTAAACACATAAGGCCACTACACAGAG
Coding sequences:
- the CYP2R1 gene encoding vitamin D 25-hydroxylase isoform X2, yielding MGVRQRRRRDGGGVRGPEPRAMWEREAEAALGGALFLLLLALGVRQLLKQRRPTGFPPGPLGLPFIGNIYSLAASAELPHVYMRKQSQVYGEIFSLDLGGISTVVLNGYDVVKECLVHQSEIFADRPCLPLFMKMTKMGGLLNSKYGRGWIDHRRLAVNSFRYFGYGQKSFESKILEETKYFIDTIETYKENLIFSVGELIIAGTETTTNVLRWAVLFMALYPNIQGQVQKEIDLIIGPNGKPSWDDKCKMPYTEAVLHEVLRFCNIVPLGIFHATSEDTVVRGYSIPKGTTVITNLYSVHFDEKYWRDPELFYPERFLDSSGCFAKKEALVPFSLGRRHCLGEQLARMEMFLFFTALLQQFHLHFPHELIPNLNPRLGMTLQPQPYLICAKRR
- the CYP2R1 gene encoding vitamin D 25-hydroxylase isoform X1; the encoded protein is MGVRQRRRRDGGGVRGPEPRAMWEREAEAALGGALFLLLLALGVRQLLKQRRPTGFPPGPLGLPFIGNIYSLAASAELPHVYMRKQSQVYGEIFSLDLGGISTVVLNGYDVVKECLVHQSEIFADRPCLPLFMKMTKMGGLLNSKYGRGWIDHRRLAVNSFRYFGYGQKSFESKILEETKYFIDTIETYKGRSFDLKQLITNAVSNITNLIIFGERFSYEDTDFQHMIDLFSENVELAASASVFLYNAFPWIGILPFGKHQQLFRNAAVVYDFLSRLIEKVSVNRKPQLPQHFVDAYLDEMDQGKNDLSSTFSKENLIFSVGELIIAGTETTTNVLRWAVLFMALYPNIQGQVQKEIDLIIGPNGKPSWDDKCKMPYTEAVLHEVLRFCNIVPLGIFHATSEDTVVRGYSIPKGTTVITNLYSVHFDEKYWRDPELFYPERFLDSSGCFAKKEALVPFSLGRRHCLGEQLARMEMFLFFTALLQQFHLHFPHELIPNLNPRLGMTLQPQPYLICAKRR